From the genome of Penaeus monodon isolate SGIC_2016 chromosome 11, NSTDA_Pmon_1, whole genome shotgun sequence:
CACAGCTCTACCCCTCCCACAGCTCCAGCACAGCTCTACCACTCCCACAGCTCAACACAGCTCTACCCCTCCCACAACTCCAGCACAGCTCTACCACTCCCACAGCTCCAGCACAGCTCTACCACTCCCACAGCTCCAGCACAGCTCTACCACTCCCACAGCTCTAGCACAGCTCTACCCCTCCCACAGCTCCAGCACAGCTCTACCACCCCCACAGAACTAGGACAGCTCTATCCCTCCCACAGCTCTAGCACAACTCTACCACTCCCACAGCTCCAGCACAGCTCTACCCCTCCCACAGCTCCAGCACAACTCTACCCCTCCCACAGCTCCAGCACAGCTctatccctcccacagctccagcACAGCTCTACCACTCCCACAGCTCCAGCACAGCTCTACCCCTCCCACAGCTCCAGCACAGCTctatccctcccacagctccagcACAGCTCTACCACTCCCACAGCTCCAGCACAACTCTACCACTCCCACAACTCCAGCACAGCTCTACCACTCCCACAGCTCCAGCACAGCTCTACCCCTCCCACAGCTCTAGCACAGCTCTACCACTCCCACAGCTCCAGCACAACTCTACCCCTCCCACAGCTCCAGCACAGCTCTACCACTCCCACAGCTCTAGCACAGCTCTACCACTCCCACAGCTCAACACAGCTCTACCCCTCCCACAACTCCAGCACAGCTCTACCACTCCCACAGCTCCAGCACAGCTCTACCCCTCCCACAGCTCCAGCACAGCTCTACCACCCCCACAGCTCAGCACAGCTCTACCACCCCCACAGCTCCAGCACAGCTCTGAAACCCCTACAGCTCCGGTACAGCTCTACCCCTCCCACAGCTCCAGCACAGCTCTACCACCCCCACAGCTCCAGCACAGCTCTACCCCTCCCACAGCTCTAGCACAGCTCTACCACTCCCACAGCTCCAGCACAGCTCtacccctcccacagctccccgGGTACTCCCTCTCCCAGCCTCTAAAATGCATTCGGAATGAACTGTTTCCCCGCCGAGCGATGGCCGGCGTCTGGCGATCGCTCGTGGCCATCCCCATGCTCGGCTGTAAGTTGCCATGAATATTCTAGTCGATGAGGACGGTTTAGAAGGGCTGTTACGGGGCCAGACTTTTCGTGTGGTTCGTTTGTAGCTTTtttgtgtgggcggggggggggctttcttttgtttgtttgttttgcctccttctctctctctctctctctctctctctctctctctctctctctctctctctctctcctctctcctctctctctctctccctctctttctctctctctctctctctctctctctctctcctctctctcttctcttctctctctcctctctctctctctctctttctttctccctccctccattcctctctctttttctccaccctccattcctctctctctctctctctctctcctctctccattctctctctctctctctctctcttctctctctctctctctctctctctctctctctcttcctccctccatttctctctctctttctcctccccctatttctctctctctctctctccttttctctctctctctctctctctctctctctctctctcttctttctctctctctctctctctctctctctctctctctctctctctctctctctctctctctctctctctctctctctctctctctctctctctctctctctctctctctctctctctctctctctctctctctctctctctctctttctcctccctccattccccccccctccctctctctctctcgctctctctttccttttgtacTCACTTTCGTATGGCATTCAGAGTCACGTGTCGAAAGGGCCACAGTGATATTGAAATGAACGAGTTATATAAAGTCAGACTCAAAGCCGCTGACACTCACTCCAAGCTGTTTACCATACGAGCGTTACCAATGCAATATCTGCAACGCGTCATTTTCAATTGCACAGGCTTTGGTAGGAGGAGACGGAAgcattagagggggaggggaaaagggggaaggggaaagggggaacgaaGGTCTATCGCATATGAAGTTATCAAGAgatattcatattaaaaaagaaaagaaaagaaaaaaaaaagttgaagatgTTTACTCACGTTTAAAAATTCAAGagtttttcctcatctttttttccttccttttcttattttttgaaaaCGTATGGAGGCATGTATGAAAAATGACCTGAAAAATGCTTCGTCATATTCCTCATCATCTGCCAGTTCTGAGACGAttcaaacaaagattttttttgaggAAGTGAACTCGTGACTGAAGCAGGGAGAGCAGGTAGAGTAGGAGTAGGGGGGAGAccaaagtagaagagagagactggggaggcagataggaggaggaggagggggaagggggttcgaGGAGGGAGTCGTGTAGCTAGAGGGAGGCCCCAGCAAAAGTCCGACATGTTAAAGGTGACGTGGCCGATAATGGTCAAGAAATTGgtttgcttgtgtgcgtgcgtgtgtgtgcatgtgtttgtttgtttgtgtgtgtgtgtgtgtgtgtgtatgtgtgtgtgtgtgtgtctatgtgtatgtgtgtgtgtgtgtgtgtgtgtgtgtgcctgtgtgtgtgtgtgtgtgtgtgtgtgtgtgtgtgtgtgtgtgtgtgtgtgtgtgtgtgtgtgtgtgtgtgtgtgtgtgtgtgtgtgtgtgtgtgtgtgtgtgtgtgtgtttcccatgtgcaaaaaaatattaaagcaaTTTCCATATCTCACATAATGTCATTGTTGTTAAAAAATCTACGGTCCAAACAGGCCACATTTCACTATGTCTTCCTATAACGTATTTTTACagaatattataaaaaggaaGTGTGTATAACATAATTCGATGTCACAACTGTAGGCGAATGAATTATAATGCAAATCATTTGATAGTGCGATGTAACTATATTTTACAACGCAGAATTGTGCGCTGTTGTTGGCAACAGTTTTTGTAAATATACAAGACAGGCGAAAACGCCTCCATCTTTTTTATCCACTAAGTATGaggatgcgtatgtgtgtatatgtgcgtgtgtatatgtgtatgtctgtgtggctTTTTGGCtgcctatctatgtatgtgtctatccatctgtgtatgtgtgtgtgtgtgtgtgtgtgtgtgtgtgtgtgtctgtgtgtgtgtgtgtgtgtgtgtgtgtgtgtgtgtgtgtgtgtgtgtgtgtgtgtgtgtgtgcgtgtgtgtgtgtgtgtttgtgtgttagtataAAGACATACACATGCAGAAAGATGGATTGGTAGATATATGCTTGAGAAACAGGAATTCCTCTCCTCCGTGCTTGAAAGAAACCGATTTTCTGTCCTCTCCCCAGCGGCTCTGTGCATTGTTGCTGTAATGATGCAGTTGTTACGAAATATACAAAGTTCACCTTTCTTTTTGGACTTTATTAGTATGTGATAAATTTGTGTGTATGCTCGTTaattaaaatgtgtgtttgtgtttgtgtgtgtgtgtgtgtgtgtgtgtgtgtatgtgtgtgtgtgtgtgtgtgtatgtgtgtgtgtgagtgagtgtgtgtgtgtgtgtgtgtgtgtgtgtgtgtgtgtgtgtgtgcctatgtgccaCCTAATGTCATTTTAACATTGAATCCTGGGCCACCCTGAAGTCAGTTGATTCCGTTTGCATCGTCTGTGCCCATTACCACTCCCATGTCTCCACTTCTTCACAGGCTGTCCCTCCACTTCCAATACATCCTCCTCTTGGGTCTTTCCTGCGTGTGATCCACCTCCGCCTAAACCTCCACACATTTTCTCTGGAATTCCACTGACATGTCCCTGAGTTCGCACCCAGCCCATATAACGAAGCACTGAAGATCCACCTCACAGcaacatcttcctccctctcctctcgttagaatttcctctttttctttactgtCCAGGATTCCGCGTCATACAATGGCACTGGCTTTGTGTCGCTGCTTTGTAAACCTTGCAATTTGgtttcctcgtttttcttttttttcttttttttttgtcgtagaTAACACCCTCGTCTATACAGGCATGTTGCTTGATCGATTCGTGTGTCTGTGatgtcgatagatagatggatagttacatagatggatggatagatagatagatatgtatagatagatagatagatagatagacaaatagatagacagatatggaaGTAGGTATattcatcaaaattattaaaaagacaagaaaagaagaaaaacagctcAACAATACCTGTTATAGGTTGATATCAGTCAGCAAAAATTTCTAAAAGGTGCGCCACAAATCTGAAATTGTCCCTTGAGGCTCCATCActacttttttatcttctttcttgtgggtcatcttcttttttcaccttttcttcctcctccttttaccacGTTTGCTTTAGTTGTTTCTTTCCCTATTTACTCCGCCCTCATTCCTTCTACTGATTctgattccctttttttgttttctgatttaTTAAGCTTCCTTTTTCACAAACTTTTATTTCGTCtttacatcatcttatcatcacccctttcttcccctctgctCCCCACCTCATTTATTcaatctcactctcctctcatccttccaactttttcttcccctcactcccttatAACCAgtttcctttctctcgtcttcgcaagagcaaaaacgaaaaaataaaaaataaaacggcgGCGCTTAATGCAGTACGCTAAATGCTAATCAAATTAGATTAGTTATGCCCTAATTTCCCTTTTTGAGTGCCAGCGAGCGCAGCTTGTTAagctttttatcttttacctacttgcttttctgttgttttctcccccccctcttctcctcgtcttcgttcttctttctcattctcctctcttctctctccttctctcccttctcctctctccactctctatctcatctctctcttctctctctctctctctctctccttctctctcctctctctctctctctctcctctctctttctctcgtctctctctctcttctctctctctctctctctttctcttctctctctctctttctctcatctctattctctcctcctacctctctctctctctctctctctcttctctccctcgctctctctccctctttctctctctctctctctctctctctctctcccctctctctctcctctctctctctctctctctctatatatatatatatatatatatattatatatatatatatatatatatatatatatatatatatatatatatatattcaatcctCCCACCGTCCATCCCGATCTCACAACCCATGAAACCCAAAACGCTGCCCCTTAAACCCACCTCATATCAAACGCAAATTTAACCCTCTCCCAACCCCAACACTAGGCAACTGAACCCACAGGAACCACTAACCTCCATatcaacctccttccctccctccctcaccccaccctcttaccccctcccttcaccccctccttctgTACGCTAATAGCTACAAGTGCTGGACATTAGCGAACGAGCCCTGCTAAGTAATTGTGCCTAATTGCCCTAAAGAGCTCGGTCACGGCCTCATCACCGGGTATTTGGGcatcgagggagagagaaggatatttcCTAATGTCGGTTTGCTTCTCTTATCcgaagtgatgatgatgtgggATGGAAGCAACACCTGTGGAAGAGTGGGGAAGGATGGAATGATGTTTGCTTTGCTTGTGCTTTGCGTTCAGTGATATTGGGATCTGCAATTCGGTGAAATGTAAGTAAAAATGTGTacgaatgtgtgagtgtgtgtttatatatgtaagcatacacacctacatatatacatacgcatacatacacgcacacatattaatttatctatatatctctatatctatctatctatctatctatccgtttgtttatacatatatatatatatatatatatatatatatatatatatatatatatataatatatatatatatatatatatatatatatatgtatatatatatatatatatatatatatatatatatatatatatatatatataaagagagagagagagaggagggggagggagggagggagagagagagagagagagagagagagagagagagagagagagagagagagagagagagagagagagagagagagagagagagacttttcatCCCGTAGCGGATGTGATAAAATATTGGATGCTGGTCGGAATGTGGTGAGTTGACGTCCAGGTAGTCGGTACTGTGCGAGATGGTGTCGATTGTCACATGTGCGTTTTCACACAAattctattttatgtatttttgcatgtacacatatatgtctgtacatcCAGCGAGTGATATTTATGATGCAATGAAAGCATATCCAGTGGACACGGATCCTTAAATATTTAAAGATTTCGGGATTTAGGCAAACTATCACACTTCAGGTGAAACTTACCTGGTGACTGCAATGGGTGCCTGGTAATTGCAGCGGAACCTGTTTAATGACTATTCGGATCTTACCTGTTCGCTTATTTGGCAAATCAATTTTGTAGTCGAAGCTGATAGTTCCTTGGATGTTACCTTCTAATTTAATTGGTAAATCATTCTTGCAATCAAAGTGGTAATTGGCTAACAGTTACACGGATTTTACCTGCCAGTTTGTTAGGCTGACTTCACCAGGTGAGTTCGCGGAGTGACTTACCTGGTGGTCGCGACGGAGCTTGGCCTGGTGGACCTCCCTCTGCAGCGCGGCGATCTTGGCCAGCAGAGCCCTCTCCCGCTGCGTATAGGTGGCGGCCAGATCCCTCAGCGTCGCCTGCAGGACCCCGATTTGCTCCTGCTGGCAGGCCACCACCGTGTGCAGGACATGCAGGCAGTTGTGGGAGTCGCCCTGTGGATGGGAAGGCGCCTGCGTCTCCTCCAGAAGGGCATGGTGGCTCTGAGCGTGGGGCAGCAGGTGGCGTTGGGTATCCTGCAGACTGCCTTCCGTATAGCTCTGGCTTCGGGGCATCCCCGCTGCCCACGActcgctctcctcctcgtccCGCAGGCGCTCCAGAAGGGCGCCGTACAGCGACTCCTCCTCGGAGGTGGTCTCAGGGACACCCGGAGACTCCCCACTGAACATAGGGGGCGCAGGAATGGGATCTTGGGGCAGGGGCATTTCCCCTGCCCCCTCACACACGCCCTCCATATCGTCTAAGGTGAGAGGGACGACCCCCTGTAACTCCCCTGGCTGTGGGTCACCATGGGGCCagcaacccccacaccacacctcgCCACTcctaacacacccccaccaccacagccCCACCACCACACCTCACTACTGGCACCACAACCTTAACATCACACCTTATCACACTGCACTGCCGCCGCCGTGGCCACGCCAGCACCGTGGCTGGTGCGCTCGCAACCCCTCGCAACACACCCAACCTCACGCAACCAGTCGCGGCGTCGTATCTACCGCTTGCCCGTCGCGATTACATGACACACACAACCTCGCAGCTCGAGCACCACAGCCACAGCTCCCCTGGACGCTAGAAGAGTGCTGCTCCTCAGAACTCGACCTCCTTTCCTACGCAGAGGAGAGCCTCGCGCGAGATCACTCACCACCGCGGCGGCCACGCAGCTCGGCAACCTCGGCGCCGCGCAACACGTGGTGACATCCGGGGGAGACGACAACACCAATCTCTTCGCTCCCTTCACTCGGACACGAAAACCACAGATGCCGTCACCGCACGAACGCACgcccactcctctcttcctctctccctccgcccggCCGCTACCTCGCCCACGTGCTCAGGTGCATCAGCGGGACGGCTCCTGCGCGCGTGTGAGACGGGGTGACTGTAGCGACGAGCACGTGCAACCCCCATGCGGGCCGGAGCAACACTGACACCGGGCCCACCTTGCGgggtccccttccctcccccctgccccctccaccctccctccctcgtggcaccccctcccctccatctatcttaatatctttctttccttcgcgctctcttctttcttttacctcatAGGTCATCTGTTCTCTCCAGTTGCTGCCACTTGTTTGTTGTTATAGCATTGCCATTTTCTTCCACtcttattttaaccttttttctgattttttaaatattttctattttcctttttttattcagtaataatgataattattatgataataataatggtaccaaCAATTGTACAGATGACggtgatattatattaataattaatataacataaagaaTCACCCCTGACAGTCAAATATTATTAATGGTCATTTGATAACTATAATCATGATATTTATAAGAATTacaaaactataacaataacaatgagaattaGAATGAAGATAGTAATAGTCAGGAAAGAAgaagcgataatgatgattatgatgatattcataatgatgataataataatagttataatgacgataataatagtaaagaaaattatgataataacaacaataacagtaatggtgatgataatgaaaataggaataagaataacaataacaatattgataaaaattataataataacaatattaataaaaattataataataacaataataataatgattataataaaaataacgatgatgatgacagtgataataacaataatgatgataatgataataataataatgatagtaataatgataataatgataataataataatagtaataataataatgataataataatgatgataataataataataataataataataataatgataatgataataataataataataataataataataataataataataataataataataataataataataataataataagaataagaataagaataagaataagaataagaaggtaatgataataatttttaaaataataatgatgacaattgtaataatggtggtaataatagtaatgatgataataataatagtaataataataataataataataataataatgataataataataataataataataataataataatcatgatagtaatgataataatgataataatgataataatagtaataataataatgacaataataacaataaaagtgataatcataacaacataacgatcataataacaatcaagataaagatggtaatgaagCTAATGATGATCCGAAATAATGATAGCCAGTGTTTGACCTTCAAACTTCAAAACTTCCTGAACCATTGACTGCTCACGGTGCTCTCAGCAGCCACTTTAGAAGCTTAAGGGAAGAAGTACATTGTCAAAGCTACTTTCGAACCCTTTAAGAGCCTATAGTGCCAATATGAACATCTGAACTtgatactttctttctttctttctttttttctattttttttctcttttttttaaggtcaAAGCTTTTCTTTCCTCAATCGAATTCGTCACGATCTGGGTATAACACCTTCGAAATGTCCATCTACTTCTATCAAAGGTCTTTTAGCTTTATACGCAGGGCTTTAGCTCCCCTGGCCTTTCAAAGATCGAACCTCAAGTGCTAATCCCATTGTCAAACACTCGGGCCATAGATCTTCAAGCCGGTCTAAGAACTTCAGATCTCTGTCGCGTGTCACCGTCTCCAAAAatc
Proteins encoded in this window:
- the LOC119578525 gene encoding DNA-directed RNA polymerase II subunit RPB1-like, with the protein product MPVNPLATFPSVYVCVWEAFPILHLLTAQASHSSTFPLLHSPTAPLFHSSTFPHLHPLATPPPPHLHFSHSSTLPQLCLPTALRFHSPSFPYLHLSHSFTFPQLQHSHSPTFPHLHPVATQTTPTSPPSYSFTIPTSPPSHSSTVTRFHLPTAPSFHSSTTPIVPLSHSFALLQLQHSHSTTFPHHHPPTTPPFHSSTPPTAPAQLYHSHSSTQLYPSHNSSTALPLPQLQHSSTTPTAPAQLYHSHSSSTALPLPQLQHSSTTPTELGQLYPSHSSSTTLPLPQLQHSSTPPTAPAQLYPSHSSSTALSLPQLQHSSTTPTAPAQLYPSHSSSTALSLPQLQHSSTTPTAPAQLYHSHNSSTALPLPQLQHSSTPPTALAQLYHSHSSSTTLPLPQLQHSSTTPTALAQLYHSHSSTQLYPSHNSSTALPLPQLQHSSTPPTAPAQLYHPHSSAQLYHPHSSSTALKPLQLRYSSTPPTAPAQLYHPHSSSTALPLPQL